Proteins encoded by one window of Kribbella flavida DSM 17836:
- a CDS encoding RNA polymerase sigma factor: MVERVFREERGRLLAALARRFGDLDLAEEVTSEAIEIALNRWPVDGVPPKPGAWLMTTARRKAVDRLRRDKSYAARLAVLQVEADRAGPAPAADADGELPDDRLQLFFTCAHPALPAEDRVALTLRCLAGLTTPEVARAFLVPTPTMAKRIVRAKQKIREARIPFRVPAADELAERLPGVLQVTYSIFTEGYAASSGADLQRVDLAEEAIRLARILRRLMPSDREVAGLLALMLLIHARRDARTGPGGELVLLDEQDRGRWDRTMIEEGRSLVVAAVTGGPAGPYGVQAAIAALHDEAATVETTDWPQIVALYDVLLALTPSPVVALNRAAAIAMRDGPQAGLDLIDELAGEPLLRGYHPYLVARADLLDRLGRRADAAAAYREALATAGTTPERRHLERRLAAVESAGS, translated from the coding sequence ATGGTCGAGCGGGTGTTCCGGGAGGAGCGGGGGCGGTTGCTGGCCGCGCTGGCCCGGCGCTTCGGCGACCTGGACCTGGCCGAGGAGGTGACCTCGGAGGCGATCGAGATCGCGCTGAACCGGTGGCCGGTGGACGGCGTGCCGCCGAAACCGGGCGCCTGGTTGATGACCACGGCCCGGCGCAAGGCGGTCGACCGGCTCCGGCGGGACAAGTCGTACGCCGCCCGGCTCGCCGTCCTGCAGGTGGAGGCGGACCGGGCCGGGCCCGCGCCGGCGGCCGACGCCGACGGTGAGCTGCCCGACGACCGGCTCCAGCTGTTCTTCACCTGCGCCCATCCCGCGCTGCCGGCCGAGGACCGGGTCGCGCTGACCTTGCGGTGCCTGGCCGGGCTGACCACGCCCGAGGTGGCGCGGGCGTTCCTGGTGCCGACCCCGACGATGGCCAAGCGGATCGTCCGGGCGAAGCAGAAGATCCGGGAGGCGCGGATCCCGTTCCGCGTGCCGGCCGCCGACGAGCTGGCCGAGCGGCTGCCGGGCGTCCTGCAGGTGACGTACTCGATCTTCACCGAGGGCTACGCCGCCAGCTCCGGTGCCGACCTGCAGCGCGTCGACCTGGCCGAGGAGGCCATTCGGCTGGCCCGCATCCTGCGCCGGCTGATGCCGTCGGACCGGGAGGTCGCCGGCCTGCTCGCGCTGATGCTGCTCATCCACGCCCGGCGCGACGCGCGGACCGGCCCCGGCGGCGAACTGGTGCTGCTCGACGAGCAGGACCGCGGCCGCTGGGACCGGACGATGATCGAGGAGGGCCGGTCCCTGGTGGTCGCCGCGGTCACCGGCGGCCCGGCCGGCCCGTACGGCGTGCAGGCGGCGATCGCCGCGCTGCACGACGAGGCCGCGACCGTGGAAACCACCGACTGGCCGCAGATCGTCGCCCTGTACGACGTACTGCTGGCGCTCACCCCGTCCCCGGTCGTCGCGCTGAACCGCGCCGCCGCGATCGCGATGCGCGACGGGCCGCAGGCCGGGCTCGACCTGATCGACGAGCTGGCCGGTGAACCACTGCTGCGCGGCTACCACCCGTACCTGGTCGCGCGGGCCGACCTGCTCGACCGGTTGGGCCGCCGCGCCGACGCCGCCGCGGCGTACCGGGAAGCGCTGGCGACCGCCGGTACGACCCCGGAACGCCGCCATCTCGAGCGCCGGCTCGCGGCGGTCGAGTCGGCCGGCAGCTGA
- a CDS encoding HIT family protein, producing MADCLFCSIVAGSTPAYLVLDTPEVVGFLDIRPVFKGHTLIVPREHVATMVELPDELTVPLFGTARSVAAAVRTAYGAQGSFVAVNNVVSQSVPHLHVHVVPRTKGDGLRGFFWPRTKYADDAEAAEYAGKLRDVLAG from the coding sequence ATGGCCGACTGCCTTTTCTGCTCGATCGTCGCCGGCTCCACGCCGGCCTACCTCGTGCTGGACACGCCCGAGGTTGTCGGCTTCCTGGACATCCGGCCGGTGTTCAAGGGGCACACGCTGATCGTGCCCCGCGAGCACGTCGCGACGATGGTCGAGCTGCCCGACGAGCTCACCGTGCCGCTGTTCGGCACGGCCCGGTCGGTCGCGGCCGCCGTCCGGACGGCGTACGGGGCGCAGGGGTCGTTCGTGGCGGTGAACAACGTGGTCTCGCAGTCGGTGCCGCACCTGCACGTGCACGTGGTGCCGCGGACCAAGGGCGACGGGTTGCGCGGGTTCTTCTGGCCGCGGACCAAGTACGCCGACGACGCCGAAGCCGCGGAGTACGCCGGCAAGCTGCGGGACGTGCTGGCGGGCTAG
- a CDS encoding HEAT repeat domain-containing protein, with the protein MAGHREAPREIVRAACARYGEDTVVDWCLALLSGEISGEDAYGADLPKLVAITGSENPGGWSTPVDPVNFYWVRVWAARALLYAWRDDAVDVLRGAASDPAWRVREHVARITAHRELGQLVDALLPMLEHELPRVRAAAVRAVGVAGEYEHAEAIEPLRQDPDQAVRAAVDRALEKLSTRLDRPLH; encoded by the coding sequence GTGGCCGGTCATCGGGAAGCTCCGCGCGAGATCGTCCGCGCCGCCTGCGCCCGGTACGGCGAGGACACGGTGGTCGACTGGTGCCTCGCCCTGCTGAGCGGCGAGATCTCCGGCGAGGACGCGTACGGCGCGGACCTGCCGAAGCTGGTCGCGATCACCGGCAGCGAAAATCCGGGCGGCTGGTCGACGCCGGTCGATCCGGTGAACTTCTACTGGGTCCGGGTCTGGGCCGCGCGCGCCCTGCTCTACGCCTGGCGCGACGACGCGGTCGACGTACTGCGGGGCGCCGCATCCGATCCGGCCTGGCGGGTCCGCGAGCACGTCGCCCGGATCACCGCGCACCGCGAGCTCGGCCAGCTGGTCGACGCGCTGCTGCCGATGCTCGAGCACGAGTTGCCCCGGGTGCGGGCGGCCGCCGTCCGGGCGGTCGGGGTGGCGGGGGAGTACGAGCACGCCGAGGCGATCGAGCCGCTCCGCCAGGACCCCGACCAGGCCGTGCGCGCCGCGGTCGACCGCGCCCTGGAGAAGCTGTCCACCCGGTTGGACCGCCCGCTGCACTGA
- a CDS encoding CocE/NonD family hydrolase yields the protein MRRLRTLAVGSVLALLAFGLPASVAGAAEHVTTHGCVESVPEPGSTTPVRICYSLFKPAGASGRSTVPLVLHSHGWGGSRTKDPAAFASYLDAGYGVLSFDQRSFGESTGVAHVMNPDLEGRDVIRLVDLVAGLDWVTRQRPGDPLLGAIGGSYGGGYQFAGAFTELRDRGRTRFDALVPEVTWWDLKQSLAPDESARTLWLAILFAGGGRNLPPSVGAAFVSLVTTGVWPTGQAGRDLDAFFAKNGPAWHVRNGRRLDIPVLIGQGLSDNLFNLNQGLANFDRALTPRARSRSMLVGYNGGHTLPSVLPPGFVTPGDPCSTALGSPNFAALAQRFLALNLKRTDTGLTGFGRYHLATADGRCETERDLTPNQRFRAGTVTSSANVGLPVTVKLAKGPISVAGVPRLSARVSTLLPDAAAYFALSVGTTPLDAKIVQNNTLPLREPKVVKHARRTLDLPGIAVDVPAGKSLFLTVAPAADMYAGQNGRLPSALRLDGTTVSVHRVR from the coding sequence GTGCGCCGCTTGAGGACTCTCGCCGTCGGATCGGTCCTGGCGCTGCTCGCCTTCGGGCTGCCCGCCTCGGTCGCCGGCGCCGCCGAGCACGTCACCACCCACGGTTGCGTCGAGAGCGTTCCGGAGCCGGGCAGTACGACGCCGGTGCGGATCTGCTACTCGCTCTTCAAGCCTGCCGGCGCTTCGGGGCGCAGTACCGTGCCGCTGGTCCTGCACAGCCACGGGTGGGGCGGCAGCCGGACGAAGGACCCGGCCGCGTTCGCGTCGTACCTCGACGCCGGGTACGGCGTGCTCAGCTTCGACCAGCGCAGCTTCGGCGAGAGCACCGGCGTCGCGCACGTGATGAACCCGGACCTGGAAGGCCGCGACGTGATCCGGCTGGTCGACCTGGTCGCCGGGCTGGACTGGGTGACCCGGCAGCGGCCCGGCGACCCGCTGCTCGGCGCGATCGGCGGCTCGTACGGCGGCGGGTACCAGTTCGCGGGCGCGTTCACCGAACTGCGCGACCGTGGCCGGACCAGGTTCGACGCGCTGGTGCCGGAGGTGACCTGGTGGGACCTCAAGCAGAGCCTCGCGCCGGACGAGTCGGCGCGCACCTTGTGGCTGGCGATCCTCTTCGCCGGCGGTGGGAGGAACCTGCCGCCGTCGGTGGGGGCCGCGTTCGTCTCGCTGGTGACCACCGGGGTCTGGCCGACCGGGCAGGCCGGCCGGGACCTGGACGCGTTCTTCGCCAAGAACGGCCCGGCCTGGCACGTGCGCAACGGCCGCAGGCTCGACATCCCGGTGCTGATCGGCCAAGGCCTGTCGGACAACCTGTTCAACCTCAACCAGGGCCTGGCGAACTTCGACCGGGCGCTCACGCCGCGGGCGCGCAGCCGGTCGATGCTGGTCGGTTACAACGGCGGCCACACCCTGCCGAGCGTTCTTCCGCCCGGCTTCGTCACGCCGGGCGATCCGTGCTCGACCGCTCTCGGCAGCCCGAACTTCGCCGCGCTCGCCCAGCGTTTCCTGGCGCTCAACCTCAAGCGCACGGACACCGGCCTGACCGGCTTCGGCCGCTACCACCTCGCCACCGCCGACGGCCGGTGCGAGACCGAGCGTGACCTCACGCCGAACCAGCGGTTCAGGGCCGGCACGGTGACCAGCAGCGCCAACGTCGGTCTGCCGGTCACGGTGAAGCTGGCGAAGGGGCCGATCAGCGTGGCCGGCGTACCGCGGTTGTCGGCGAGGGTGAGCACGCTGCTGCCGGACGCGGCCGCCTACTTCGCGCTCAGCGTGGGCACGACGCCGCTCGACGCGAAGATCGTGCAGAACAACACCTTGCCGCTGCGCGAGCCGAAGGTCGTGAAGCACGCCCGCCGCACGCTGGACCTGCCCGGCATCGCCGTCGACGTCCCGGCCGGGAAGTCGCTGTTCCTCACCGTCGCGCCGGCCGCCGACATGTACGCCGGCCAGAACGGCCGTCTCCCCAGCGCCCTCCGGCTGGACGGCACCACGGTGTCGGTGCACCGGGTCCGGTGA
- a CDS encoding maleylpyruvate isomerase family mycothiol-dependent enzyme: MDDRAILALTTAERLSLADLFESLTPAQWRADSLCAGWTVHDVAAHMTLSTRTTFRMVVKEAIRARGSFDRMEFTLATERAARYSPAELVAQLRETAASPHRTLGAGIVDPLLDALVHGQDVARPLGIPRPMPAEAAVIALEHVIGSKFYGAHKRLRDTRLIATDHPWSAGSGSRELHGSLADLMLTATGRPAGLAGLSGSAVEQVAAAL, encoded by the coding sequence ATGGACGACCGCGCGATCCTTGCTCTCACCACCGCTGAGCGGCTCAGCCTCGCGGACCTCTTCGAGAGCCTCACCCCGGCGCAGTGGCGGGCCGACTCGCTGTGTGCCGGGTGGACCGTGCACGACGTCGCCGCCCACATGACGCTGTCGACGCGAACCACTTTCCGGATGGTCGTCAAGGAGGCGATCCGCGCCCGCGGCAGCTTCGACCGGATGGAGTTCACCCTGGCGACCGAGCGCGCCGCCCGCTACTCCCCCGCCGAGCTGGTCGCCCAGCTCCGCGAGACGGCCGCCTCACCGCACCGAACCCTCGGCGCCGGCATCGTCGACCCGCTGCTGGACGCGCTGGTCCACGGCCAGGACGTCGCCCGGCCGCTGGGCATCCCGCGGCCGATGCCGGCCGAGGCGGCGGTGATCGCGCTGGAGCACGTGATCGGCAGCAAGTTCTACGGCGCGCACAAGCGTCTGCGCGACACGCGGCTGATCGCGACCGACCACCCGTGGTCCGCGGGTTCCGGCTCCCGCGAGCTGCACGGTTCCCTCGCCGATCTGATGCTGACCGCGACCGGACGCCCGGCCGGGCTGGCGGGATTGTCCGGCTCGGCGGTGGAGCAGGTCGCTGCCGCCCTCTGA
- a CDS encoding YciI family protein, whose protein sequence is MKYLLLINAGATTAEGGAEGCTPADWMEYDKAVRDAGILVSGESLADLVTATVVTVAPDGRRTVTDGPYAETREVLGGFYVIDVPDLDVALDWAARCPGARGGGNIVVRPVADFG, encoded by the coding sequence GTGAAGTACCTGCTGCTGATCAACGCGGGCGCGACCACCGCTGAGGGTGGTGCGGAGGGCTGCACGCCGGCCGACTGGATGGAGTACGACAAGGCCGTCCGGGACGCCGGGATCCTGGTGTCCGGTGAGTCGCTGGCCGACCTGGTCACCGCGACCGTCGTCACCGTCGCTCCGGACGGCCGGCGGACGGTGACCGACGGGCCGTACGCGGAGACCCGCGAGGTGCTGGGCGGCTTCTACGTGATCGACGTGCCCGATCTCGACGTCGCCCTCGACTGGGCCGCCCGCTGCCCCGGCGCCCGGGGCGGCGGCAACATCGTCGTCCGTCCGGTCGCCGACTTCGGCTGA
- a CDS encoding aconitate hydratase: MASVDSFGAKGALEVNGQSYEIFRLAGIEGADTLPYSLKVLLENLLRTEDGANITADHITKLGSWDAAAAPDTEIQFTPARVIMQDFTGVPCVVDLATMREAVAELGGDPTKINPLAPAELVIDHSVIIDVFGRQDAFERNVELEYERNRERYQFLRWGQTAFDEFKVVPPGTGIVHQVNIEHLARTVMVRNGQAYPDTCVGTDSHTTMVNGLGVLGWGVGGIEAEAAMLGQPVSMLIPKVVGFKLTGSVPAGATATDVVLTITQMLRRHGVVGKFVEFYGDGVAAVPLANRATIGNMSPEFGSTCAIFPIDDVTLEYLRLTGRADDEVALVEAYAKEQGLWHNADVEPRFSEYLELDLSTVVPSIAGPKRPQDRIALTEAKQAFRGALLDYAPETDEVGQTAPEAVPSAADESVVESFPASDPPANGRDHAEEAQPHEPHPANGRPSKRTKITLNGAETELDHGHVVIASITSCTNTSNPSVMLAAALLAKNAVDKGLATKPWVKTSLAPGSKVVTDYYEKAGVTPYLEKLGFHLVGYGCTTCIGNSGPLPEEVSAGVQEADLAVVSVLSGNRNFEGRINPDVKMNYLASPPLVIAYALAGTMDFDFENDALGKDTDGNDVFLRDIWPAADEVERVIASSISKEMFTKDYADVFAGDERWKSLPTPEGKTFAWDAESTYVRKPPYFDGMAKDPSPVTDITGARVLAKLGDSVTTDHISPAGSIKADSPAGKYLAEHGVDRKDFNSYGSRRGNHEVMIRGTFANIRLRNQIAPGTEGGFTRDFTQPDAPVTSIYEAAQSYAEAGTPLVILAGKEYGSGSSRDWAAKGTALLGAKAVITESFERIHRSNLIGMGVLPLQFPEGENAESLGLTGEETFDISGVTALNDGEIPRTVHVTVTGTDGAVKEFDAVVRIDTPGEADYYRNGGILQYVLRSLIAN; encoded by the coding sequence ATGGCCAGCGTCGACAGCTTCGGTGCCAAGGGTGCACTCGAGGTCAACGGACAGTCGTACGAGATCTTCAGGTTGGCGGGCATCGAGGGAGCGGACACGCTGCCGTACTCCCTCAAGGTGCTGCTGGAGAACCTGCTGCGCACCGAGGACGGCGCGAACATCACCGCCGACCACATCACCAAGCTCGGCAGCTGGGACGCCGCCGCGGCGCCGGACACCGAGATCCAGTTCACCCCGGCGCGGGTGATCATGCAGGACTTCACCGGTGTGCCGTGCGTCGTCGACCTGGCCACCATGCGTGAGGCGGTCGCCGAGCTCGGCGGCGACCCGACCAAGATCAACCCGCTGGCGCCGGCCGAGCTGGTCATCGACCACTCCGTCATCATCGACGTCTTCGGCCGCCAGGACGCCTTCGAGCGCAACGTCGAGCTGGAGTACGAGCGCAACCGCGAGCGGTACCAGTTCCTGCGCTGGGGCCAGACCGCGTTCGACGAGTTCAAGGTCGTGCCGCCGGGCACCGGCATCGTGCACCAGGTGAACATCGAGCACCTGGCCCGGACCGTGATGGTCCGCAACGGTCAGGCCTACCCCGACACCTGTGTCGGCACCGACTCCCACACCACGATGGTCAACGGCCTGGGCGTCCTGGGCTGGGGCGTCGGCGGGATCGAGGCCGAGGCCGCGATGCTCGGTCAGCCGGTGAGCATGCTGATCCCGAAGGTGGTCGGCTTCAAGCTGACCGGTTCGGTGCCGGCCGGCGCGACCGCGACCGACGTCGTGCTGACGATCACCCAGATGCTGCGCCGGCACGGTGTGGTCGGCAAGTTCGTCGAGTTCTACGGCGACGGCGTCGCGGCCGTGCCGCTGGCCAACCGCGCCACGATCGGCAACATGAGCCCGGAGTTCGGCTCCACCTGCGCGATCTTCCCGATCGACGACGTCACGCTGGAGTACCTGCGGCTGACCGGTCGCGCCGACGACGAGGTCGCGCTGGTCGAGGCCTACGCCAAGGAGCAGGGCCTGTGGCACAACGCCGACGTCGAGCCCCGCTTCTCGGAGTACCTCGAGCTGGACCTGTCCACGGTCGTGCCGTCGATCGCCGGCCCGAAGCGGCCGCAGGACCGGATCGCGCTGACCGAGGCGAAGCAGGCCTTCCGCGGCGCCCTGCTCGACTACGCGCCGGAGACCGACGAGGTCGGGCAGACCGCGCCGGAGGCGGTCCCGTCGGCCGCCGACGAGAGCGTGGTCGAGTCGTTCCCGGCCAGTGACCCGCCGGCCAACGGGCGCGACCACGCCGAGGAGGCGCAGCCGCACGAGCCGCACCCGGCGAACGGCCGGCCGTCCAAGCGCACCAAGATCACGCTGAACGGTGCGGAGACCGAGCTCGACCACGGCCACGTCGTGATCGCCTCGATCACCTCCTGCACCAACACGTCGAACCCGTCGGTGATGCTGGCCGCCGCGCTGCTGGCCAAGAACGCGGTCGACAAGGGCCTGGCCACCAAGCCGTGGGTGAAGACGTCGCTGGCGCCGGGCTCGAAGGTCGTCACCGACTACTACGAGAAGGCCGGCGTCACGCCGTACCTGGAGAAGCTAGGCTTCCACCTGGTCGGCTACGGCTGCACCACCTGCATCGGCAACTCCGGCCCGCTGCCCGAGGAGGTCTCGGCCGGTGTGCAGGAGGCCGACCTGGCGGTCGTGTCGGTGCTGTCCGGCAACCGCAACTTCGAGGGCCGGATCAACCCGGACGTCAAGATGAACTACCTCGCCTCGCCGCCGCTGGTGATCGCCTACGCGCTGGCCGGCACGATGGACTTCGACTTCGAGAACGATGCCCTGGGCAAGGACACGGACGGCAACGACGTGTTCCTGCGCGACATCTGGCCGGCCGCCGACGAGGTGGAGCGGGTGATCGCCTCCTCGATCAGCAAGGAGATGTTCACCAAGGACTACGCCGACGTGTTCGCCGGCGACGAGCGCTGGAAGTCGCTGCCGACGCCCGAGGGCAAGACGTTCGCCTGGGACGCGGAGTCGACGTACGTGCGCAAGCCTCCGTACTTCGACGGCATGGCCAAGGACCCGTCGCCGGTCACCGACATCACCGGCGCCCGGGTGCTGGCCAAGCTCGGCGACTCGGTCACCACCGACCACATCTCGCCGGCCGGCTCGATCAAGGCCGACAGCCCGGCCGGCAAGTACCTGGCCGAGCACGGTGTGGACCGCAAGGACTTCAACTCCTACGGCTCGCGGCGCGGCAACCACGAGGTGATGATCCGGGGCACGTTCGCCAACATCCGGCTGCGCAACCAGATCGCGCCGGGCACCGAGGGCGGCTTCACCCGCGACTTCACCCAGCCGGACGCGCCCGTCACCAGCATCTACGAGGCGGCCCAGTCGTACGCCGAGGCCGGTACGCCGCTGGTGATCCTGGCCGGTAAGGAGTACGGCTCCGGCTCGTCGCGGGACTGGGCGGCCAAGGGCACGGCGCTGCTCGGCGCGAAGGCGGTCATCACCGAGTCGTTCGAGCGGATCCACCGGTCGAACCTGATCGGCATGGGCGTGCTGCCGCTGCAGTTCCCCGAGGGGGAGAACGCGGAGTCCCTCGGCCTGACCGGCGAGGAGACCTTCGACATCAGCGGCGTCACCGCGCTGAACGACGGCGAGATCCCGCGCACCGTGCACGTCACGGTCACCGGCACCGACGGCGCGGTCAAGGAGTTCGACGCCGTGGTCCGGATCGACACCCCCGGCGAGGCGGACTACTACCGCAACGGCGGCATCCTGCAGTACGTGCTGCGCTCGCTGATCGCGAACTGA
- a CDS encoding Na+/H+ antiporter, whose product MEIAIEIVALVAVVAAGAALARRIGVSAPLLLVVIGVAASYLPFVPRVELSHEVVLVGFLPPLLYSAAIRTSLVDFSQHRRSIGTLSVGLIVFTAAGVGLVAYWLLGGPAEADGQERLPLWAAFALGAVVAPPDAVAATAIARKVGLPRRIVTILEGESLLNDATALVCLRTAIGAALITPTFLHVSMDFLRAAGGGLLVGLVVAFVLAKIRARFTDPVLDTTLSLTAPFIAYVAAENHYVHASGVLAVVVTGLLLGHKAPVIQSAASRISERTNWRTFQFLLENTVFLLIGLQTRWILDDLSRSPLSTGTIALATVGVFLTVVLLRPIWVFPVTLLSRRTLGRSRPGPVSWQGLTVLSWAGMRGVVTLAAVFVLPQDTPHREVLVFIALAVTAGTLLLQGSTLPWLVRRMQLPGPDPAEDALQEAAVLQGAHRAGEEELARLVTDKDPVEVVDLLRQRGEARALAAWERLGRPETEYETPSEAYRRLRMAMLKAERSHILKVRDEGLVADEVLQRAQIALDIEESILDRSASDDVGGQSDDLRGPAPAGGPCRHLADAPLVRTPNTPDGCEECLADGSSWVHLRMCLDCGHVGCCDSSPNRHASKHFAGSEHPVMRSFEPGENWRWCFVDETLG is encoded by the coding sequence GTGGAAATCGCGATCGAGATCGTCGCCCTGGTCGCCGTGGTGGCCGCCGGCGCCGCGCTGGCCCGGCGGATCGGGGTGTCGGCTCCCTTGCTGCTGGTGGTGATCGGCGTCGCGGCGTCGTACCTGCCGTTCGTCCCGCGGGTGGAACTGTCGCACGAGGTGGTGCTGGTCGGCTTCCTGCCGCCGCTGCTGTACTCCGCGGCGATCAGGACCAGCCTGGTGGACTTCTCCCAGCACCGCCGGTCGATCGGCACCCTGTCCGTCGGCCTGATCGTGTTCACCGCGGCCGGCGTCGGCCTGGTCGCGTACTGGCTGCTCGGTGGACCCGCCGAGGCCGACGGCCAGGAGCGGCTGCCGCTGTGGGCCGCGTTCGCGCTCGGCGCGGTGGTCGCGCCGCCGGACGCCGTCGCCGCGACCGCGATCGCCCGCAAGGTCGGTCTGCCCCGCCGGATCGTGACGATCCTCGAGGGCGAGAGCCTGCTCAACGACGCGACCGCGCTGGTCTGCCTGCGGACCGCGATCGGCGCGGCCCTGATCACGCCGACGTTCCTGCACGTCAGCATGGACTTCCTCCGGGCCGCCGGCGGCGGCCTCCTGGTCGGCCTGGTGGTCGCGTTCGTGCTGGCCAAGATCCGCGCCCGGTTCACCGACCCGGTGCTCGACACCACGCTGAGCCTGACCGCGCCGTTCATCGCCTACGTCGCCGCGGAGAACCACTACGTGCACGCCTCGGGCGTGCTGGCCGTGGTCGTCACCGGCCTGCTGCTCGGGCACAAGGCGCCGGTGATCCAGTCCGCCGCCTCGCGGATCTCGGAGCGGACCAACTGGCGCACCTTCCAGTTCCTGCTCGAGAACACCGTCTTCCTGCTGATCGGCCTGCAGACCCGGTGGATCCTGGACGACCTGTCCCGCAGCCCGCTCTCGACCGGCACGATCGCGCTCGCCACCGTCGGCGTCTTCCTGACGGTCGTGCTGCTGCGGCCGATCTGGGTGTTCCCGGTCACCCTGCTGTCCCGCCGGACGCTGGGCAGGTCCCGTCCCGGTCCGGTGTCCTGGCAGGGGCTGACCGTACTGTCCTGGGCCGGCATGCGCGGCGTGGTGACACTGGCCGCGGTGTTCGTGCTGCCGCAGGACACGCCGCACCGCGAGGTGCTGGTCTTCATCGCGCTCGCCGTCACCGCCGGCACGCTGCTGCTCCAGGGGTCGACGCTGCCGTGGCTCGTCCGCCGGATGCAGCTGCCCGGGCCCGACCCGGCCGAGGACGCGCTGCAGGAGGCCGCCGTCCTCCAGGGCGCGCACCGCGCCGGCGAGGAGGAACTGGCCCGGCTCGTCACCGACAAGGACCCCGTCGAGGTGGTCGACCTGCTCCGGCAACGCGGCGAGGCCCGCGCGCTGGCCGCCTGGGAGCGACTCGGCCGGCCGGAAACGGAGTACGAAACCCCGAGCGAGGCCTATCGTCGACTCCGGATGGCGATGCTGAAGGCCGAGCGTTCGCACATCCTGAAGGTCCGCGACGAGGGCCTCGTCGCGGACGAGGTCCTGCAACGGGCCCAGATCGCACTCGACATCGAGGAGTCCATCTTGGATCGCTCAGCATCCGACGACGTCGGCGGACAGTCCGACGACCTGCGCGGACCGGCGCCGGCCGGCGGTCCGTGCCGGCACCTGGCCGACGCCCCGCTGGTGCGGACGCCGAACACGCCCGACGGGTGCGAGGAGTGCCTGGCCGACGGCAGCAGCTGGGTGCACCTGCGGATGTGCCTGGACTGCGGCCACGTCGGCTGCTGCGACTCCTCGCCGAACCGGCACGCCAGCAAGCACTTCGCCGGCAGCGAGCACCCGGTGATGCGCAGCTTCGAGCCCGGTGAGAACTGGCGCTGGTGCTTCGTGGACGAAACCCTCGGCTGA
- a CDS encoding sulfite exporter TauE/SafE family protein, translating to MDLGILLLGGLAVIVAALVQGTLGLGLSLVAAPVVALLDPSLMPGGMLVLGMVMPALTLAHEWRHIAWDQAGWLTGARVVTTPLGVLVLGWVPARAIGAVVGGVVLAAVALTAWRLEVRASRRNLVLAGAVAGVSGTAASIGGPPAAVVLQHEHGSRLRATLAAFFLIGSIVSLLALAVGGRLTSHQLAYGATWIPALAIGFGLAVPLQKRLKGPRLRQAVLLLAGLSSVVVILRAAL from the coding sequence GTGGACCTCGGCATCCTGCTGCTCGGTGGGCTGGCGGTGATCGTGGCGGCACTGGTCCAGGGCACGCTGGGCCTCGGGTTGTCGCTGGTCGCGGCCCCGGTGGTCGCGTTGCTGGACCCGTCCCTGATGCCCGGCGGCATGCTGGTGCTCGGCATGGTGATGCCGGCCCTGACGCTCGCGCACGAGTGGCGGCACATCGCCTGGGACCAGGCGGGCTGGCTGACCGGAGCGCGAGTGGTGACGACACCTCTCGGCGTACTCGTGCTCGGCTGGGTGCCGGCTCGCGCGATCGGAGCGGTCGTCGGCGGTGTCGTGCTGGCCGCCGTGGCGCTGACCGCTTGGCGGCTCGAGGTGCGTGCCTCCCGGCGCAATCTCGTGCTGGCCGGTGCGGTGGCCGGAGTGTCCGGCACGGCCGCGTCGATCGGTGGTCCACCGGCGGCCGTCGTGCTGCAGCACGAGCACGGGTCGCGGTTGCGGGCGACGCTGGCGGCGTTCTTCCTGATCGGCTCGATCGTGTCGCTGCTGGCGCTCGCGGTGGGCGGGCGGCTGACCTCGCACCAGCTGGCGTACGGCGCGACCTGGATCCCCGCGCTGGCGATCGGGTTCGGACTCGCGGTGCCGCTGCAGAAGCGGCTCAAAGGCCCGCGGCTGCGGCAGGCCGTCCTGTTGCTGGCCGGGCTGTCGTCGGTCGTGGTGATCTTGCGCGCGGCGCTCTAG